Proteins from a single region of Synchiropus splendidus isolate RoL2022-P1 chromosome 3, RoL_Sspl_1.0, whole genome shotgun sequence:
- the usp12b gene encoding ubiquitin carboxyl-terminal hydrolase 12 isoform X1 has product MEILMTVRKIASICTMGANASALEKEIGPEQFPVNEHYFGLVNFGNTCYCNSVLQALYFCRPFREKVLAYKVQPRRKESLLTCLADLFNSIATQKKKVGVIPPKKFISRLRKENELFDNYMQQDAHEFLNYLLNTIADLLQEEKSQERQQNGKLVQNGGGGVSAGGDAGDGDAGKETQQTWVHEIFQGTLTNETRCLNCEAVSSKDEDFLDLSVDVEQNTSITHCLRGFSNTETLCSEYKYYCEQCRSKQEAQKRMRVKKLPMILALHLKRFKYMDQLHRYTKLSYRVVFPLELRLFNTSGDATNPDRMYDLVAVVVHCGSGPNRGHYITIVKSHGFWLLFDDDIVEKIDAQAIEEFYGLTSDISKNSESGYILFYQSRD; this is encoded by the exons ATGGAAATACTGATGACTGTCCGCAAGATCGCCTCGATTTGTACGATG GGCGCCAATGCCTCAGCCTTGGAAAAGGAAATAGGACCGGAACAGTTTCCTGTTAATGAACACTACTTTGGATTGGTCAAT tTTGGGAACACCTGCTACTGTAATTCTGTGCTGCAGGCTCTGTATTTCTGTCGACCGTTCAGAGAGAAGGTGTTGGCATATAAG GTGCAGCCACGTCGCAAGGAGTCACTTCTCACCTGCCTTGCCGACCTGTTCAACAGCATCGCCACGCAGAAGAAGAAAGTCGGAGTTATCCCCCCCAAAAAGTTCATCTCACGtctcagaaaagaaaatg AGCTGTTTGACAACTACATGCAGCAGGACGCCCATGAGTTCCTCAACTACCTCCTCAACACCATCGCAGACCTCCTACAGGAGGAGAAGAGCCAGGAGCGGCAGCAGAACGGAAAGCTGGTGCAGaatggaggagggggggtgagTGCAGGAGGAGATGCGGGGGACGGGGACGCAGGAAAGGAAACGCAACAGACGTGGGTCCACGAGATCTTCCAAGGCACACTGACCAACGAGACCCGCTGCCTCAACTGCGAAGCC GTGAGCAGTAAAGACGAAGACTTCCTGGATTTATCTGTTGACGTAGAGCAGAATACCTCCATCACACACTGTCTCCG GGGCTTCAGCAACACAGAAACACTATGTAGTGAGTATAAGTACTACTGTGAGCAGTGCCGGAGTAAACAGGAAGCTCAGAAAAG GATGAGGGTAAAAAAGCTGCCAATGATCCTTGCCCTCCACCTAAAGCGCTTTAAATACATGGACCAGCTACATCGCTATACCAAACTGTCCTATCGTGTCGTCTTCCCCCTGGAGCTGCGGCTCTTCAACACATCCGGAGATGCCACCAATCCAGATCGTATGTACGACCTGGTGGCAGTGGTGGTCCACTGTGGAAG CGGTCCTAACCGAGGACACTACATCACCATCGTGAAGAGCCATGGCTTCTGGCTGCTGTTTGATGATGACATCGTAGAG AAAATTGACGCTCAAGCCATCGAGGAGTTCTACGGTTTAACATCAGACATTTCCAAGAACTCGGAATCAGGCTACATCCTGTTCTACCAGTCCAGAGACTGA
- the usp12b gene encoding ubiquitin carboxyl-terminal hydrolase 12 isoform X2, whose translation MVHSINQPTKGANASALEKEIGPEQFPVNEHYFGLVNFGNTCYCNSVLQALYFCRPFREKVLAYKVQPRRKESLLTCLADLFNSIATQKKKVGVIPPKKFISRLRKENELFDNYMQQDAHEFLNYLLNTIADLLQEEKSQERQQNGKLVQNGGGGVSAGGDAGDGDAGKETQQTWVHEIFQGTLTNETRCLNCEAVSSKDEDFLDLSVDVEQNTSITHCLRGFSNTETLCSEYKYYCEQCRSKQEAQKRMRVKKLPMILALHLKRFKYMDQLHRYTKLSYRVVFPLELRLFNTSGDATNPDRMYDLVAVVVHCGSGPNRGHYITIVKSHGFWLLFDDDIVEKIDAQAIEEFYGLTSDISKNSESGYILFYQSRD comes from the exons ATGGTTCACTCCATAAACCAGCCAACGAAG GGCGCCAATGCCTCAGCCTTGGAAAAGGAAATAGGACCGGAACAGTTTCCTGTTAATGAACACTACTTTGGATTGGTCAAT tTTGGGAACACCTGCTACTGTAATTCTGTGCTGCAGGCTCTGTATTTCTGTCGACCGTTCAGAGAGAAGGTGTTGGCATATAAG GTGCAGCCACGTCGCAAGGAGTCACTTCTCACCTGCCTTGCCGACCTGTTCAACAGCATCGCCACGCAGAAGAAGAAAGTCGGAGTTATCCCCCCCAAAAAGTTCATCTCACGtctcagaaaagaaaatg AGCTGTTTGACAACTACATGCAGCAGGACGCCCATGAGTTCCTCAACTACCTCCTCAACACCATCGCAGACCTCCTACAGGAGGAGAAGAGCCAGGAGCGGCAGCAGAACGGAAAGCTGGTGCAGaatggaggagggggggtgagTGCAGGAGGAGATGCGGGGGACGGGGACGCAGGAAAGGAAACGCAACAGACGTGGGTCCACGAGATCTTCCAAGGCACACTGACCAACGAGACCCGCTGCCTCAACTGCGAAGCC GTGAGCAGTAAAGACGAAGACTTCCTGGATTTATCTGTTGACGTAGAGCAGAATACCTCCATCACACACTGTCTCCG GGGCTTCAGCAACACAGAAACACTATGTAGTGAGTATAAGTACTACTGTGAGCAGTGCCGGAGTAAACAGGAAGCTCAGAAAAG GATGAGGGTAAAAAAGCTGCCAATGATCCTTGCCCTCCACCTAAAGCGCTTTAAATACATGGACCAGCTACATCGCTATACCAAACTGTCCTATCGTGTCGTCTTCCCCCTGGAGCTGCGGCTCTTCAACACATCCGGAGATGCCACCAATCCAGATCGTATGTACGACCTGGTGGCAGTGGTGGTCCACTGTGGAAG CGGTCCTAACCGAGGACACTACATCACCATCGTGAAGAGCCATGGCTTCTGGCTGCTGTTTGATGATGACATCGTAGAG AAAATTGACGCTCAAGCCATCGAGGAGTTCTACGGTTTAACATCAGACATTTCCAAGAACTCGGAATCAGGCTACATCCTGTTCTACCAGTCCAGAGACTGA